From a region of the Odontesthes bonariensis isolate fOdoBon6 chromosome 2, fOdoBon6.hap1, whole genome shotgun sequence genome:
- the psap gene encoding prosaposin, with product MLLLTLLFVSAAVATPLLGTEQCARGPSYWCQNVKTASLCGAVPHCQQNVWNKPQMKSVPCDLCKEVLMVVEQLLKDNATEAEILGYLEKACQLIPDQGLTAQCKEMVDSYYPLLIGIITGELEDPGVVCGAMGLCKSQQASLAKVEAQKQIVSNEIPQVDLAQQVAPFLLNVPQLLYPQEFLKQDTPKPESPQQGGDEVCQDCIKFLTDAQAEAKANSSFIDSLIQNIENQCDLLGPGLSDMCKQYVGQYGTLVVQQLMSMQPKEICALAGFCTATKKSTPMLKLQAAKAIPAAKAVPAARLFPATKVDSAPVQPMVHVRESPTCAICEFVMKQLESMLEDQATEEEVIQAVEKVCTFLPSSLSGQCKDLIETYGQAIIELLVQQADPKTVCTVLALCNDASRAYVAALDQAHFKAGGFCDVCKVAVNYIDGILEKNATEAEIEEAVKKVCSFLPASYKTECDQLIEQYEPLLVQLLLQMLDPDFVCTKLGACPEAVRRLLGTEQCTWGPEFWCKNIETATRCNAVAHCQRHVWV from the exons ATGCTGCTCCTAACTCTGCTGTTTGTGTCCGCAG CTGTGGCGACCCCTCTGCTGGGGACCGAGCAGTGTGCTCGTGGTCCTTCCTACTGGTGCCAGAATGTAAAGACGGCATCTCTGTGTGGAGCTGTGCCTCACTGCCAGCAGAATGTGTGGAACAAGCCTCAGATG AAATCAGTGCCATGTGACTTGTGTAAAGAGGTGTTGATGGTGGTGGAGCAGCTGCTGAAGGACAATGCAACTGAG GCTGAGATTCTCGGGTACCTGGAGAAGGCCTGCCAGCTCATCCCTGATCAAGGTTTGACTGCACAGTGCAAGGAGATGGTGGACAGCTACTACCCCCTCCTCATTGGCATTATCACTGGGGAATTG GAGGATCCCGGTGTAGTGTGTGGAGCCATGGGACTGTGTAAGTCTCAGCAGGCGTCTCTGGCTAAGGTTGAAGCCCAGAAGCAGATCGTGTCCAATGAGATCCCACAGGTTGACCTTGCCCAGCAGGTGGCTCCCTTCCTCCTCAATGTCCCCCAGCTCCTGTATCCCCAGGAGTTCCTCAAACAGGACACCCCCAAGCCAGAGAGTCCACAGCAG GGAGGTGATGAAGTTTGCCAAGACTGCATCAAGTTCCTGACTGACGCTCAAGCAGAAGCCAAGGCCAACTCGTCCTTCATCGACTCTCTGATTCAGAATATTGAGAACCAGTGTGACCTGCTTGGCCCGGGCTTGTCAGACATG TGTAAGCAGTACGTTGGCCAGTATGGAACCCTTGTTGTTCAGCAGCTCATGTCCATG CAACCCAAGGAAATTTGTGCCcttgctggtttctgtactgctACAAAGAAGTCCACTCCCATGCTGAAGCTTCAGGCTGCCAAGGCTATCCCTGCAGCAAAAGCTGTACCAGCTGCCAGGCTTTTCCCTGCCACCAAGGTGGATTCTGCTCCTGTTCAG cCCATGGTGCATGTCCGTGAGTCCCCAACATGTGCCATCTGTGAGTTTGTGATGAAACAGCTGGAGTCGATGCTCGAAGATCAGGCAACAGAG GAGGAGGTTATTCAAGCTGTGGAGAAGGTGTGCACATTTCTGCCCTCCTCTCTGTCCGGCCAGTGCAAAGACCTGATTGAGACGTACGGCCAGGCCATCATTGAGCTGCTGGTGCAGCAGGCCGACCCCAAGACTGTCTGCACCGTGCTGGCTCTCTGCAATGACGCCAGCCGCGCATATGTCG CTGCACTGGACCAGGCTCATTTCAAGGCCGGTGGCTTCTGCGACGTGTGTAAGGTGGCTGTTAATTACATCGATGGCATTTTGGAGAAGAATGCCACAGAGGCTGAGATCGAAGAGGCTGTGAAGAAAGTGTGCAGCTTCCTGCCTGCCTCTTATAAGACCGAG TGTGACCAGTTGATTGAACAGTATGAGCCTTTGCTTGTCCAGCTGTTGCTCCAGATGCTCGACCCAGACTTCGTGTGCACG AAATTGGGAGCGTGTCCCGAAGCTGTTcgcaggctgctgggaacagaGCAGTGCACCTGGGGGCCTGAATTCTGGTGCAAGAACATTGAAACGGCTACTCGGTGCAAT
- the mrps6 gene encoding small ribosomal subunit protein bS6m, with product MPRYELALILKAMQRPETAAALRRTVETLMERGAVVRDLDNLGERLLPYKITKHNERHSRGTYFLVDFYAAPTILNGLLDHLHRDVDVVRPTVLKKEDQAPTSNCCGPQQ from the coding sequence ATGCCTCGGTATGAACTGGCCCTGATCCTGAAGGCGATGCAGCGGCCGGAGACGGCGGCTGCTCTGCGGCGGACCGTGGAGACTTTAATGGAGCGCGGCGCCGTGGTGAGAGACTTGGATAACCTGGGAGAGAGACTGTTGCCCTACAAGATAACCAAACACAACGAGAGGCACAGCCGAGGGACTTACTTTCTAGTCGACTTTTACGCAGCGCCCACAATCCTGAATGGCTTGCTGGATCACCTGCACCGTGATGTGGACGTCGTGAGGCCCACTGTGCTGAAGAAAGAAGACCAGGCCCCCACAAGTAACTGCTGTGGTCCCCAGCAGTGA
- the nolc1 gene encoding nucleolar and coiled-body phosphoprotein 1 translates to MASQNSVPSDLYKCVYSFLLENKFTKAAQQFMKQTKVNPQDQNEESLVGIYNFWVKSPEAKKRKAPPNEPDGPSAKKTKTSAGRGESSSDEESDAKQTKPTAAAKAVPAKLGVTKAASSSSEDSSDSEEEQAPAKVSAKVSAKVSAKAPAKAPAKAKAKGSPAAAAVGSTRKKDSSSSSEESDSEDEQPAKAPAPKAKAGAVTTPKAAAPTKGAPQKKQESSSSEDSSSDSEAEQPAKAPAKPAPVKKAAAAESSSEDSSSEDEAPPSKKPKAGAYSAVPPPSSIQKAPAAAKASDSSDSTDEEEKAPAKPAPVKKTDPKPGVSKPAAKKQESSSDSSDSSSDEEKAKKPAVKVTPAKAVPAKEEDSDEDSDEDSSSSEEEVKKPAAKVTPAKAAPTKSAAAKPSAKAPPAKTTPAKKAESSSSDSSSEDEAPAKPSTKTTAPKAPVAASKPPAKAAESSSDSEDSSDEEVTVKAKPAAKVTTPASKTAVPVSKPPAAAESSSDSDSSSEEEEPAKAKPAPAKTAKPGSKPTTPAAKPAAAAESSSDSDSSSEDEKQVKAKPAAAKTATPASKPATPAAKPAAESSSDSDSSSEDEEPAKAKPAKAKPGKAKPVAAKTAKPGSKPTTPAAKPAAAAESSSDSDSSSEDEKQVKAKSAAAKTATPASKPATPAAKPAAESSSDSDSSSEDEEPAKAKPAVAKTSTPASKPATPAAKPAAESSSDSSSEDEEPAKAKPGKAKPAPAKTATPASKPATPAAKPAAESSSDSSSEDEEPAKAKPAKAKPGKAKPAAAKTATPASKPATPAAKPAAESSSDSSSEDEEPAKAKPGKAKQVAAKTATPASKPATPAAKPAAESSSDSDSSSEDEKQVKAKPAAAKTATPASKPATPAAKPAAESSSDSSSEDEEPAKAKPAPAKTATPASKTTTPAAKKPAPAAESSSESESSSEDEEPAKAKPAVAKTPTPASKPATPAAKKPAPAAESSSDSDSDSEAEATPAKPAVANGKAATPKTATPSAKAVAKPDESSSSDSSSEEEEEAPRKAATAPTTPTANDTNGKRKRDEESSESEEEEETQLKTPKSKKVTTTPQTFPKVSKKSTNIPFRRIVEERVSVDPRLADNSFDAKRGANGDWGQKANDVLRFTKGKSFRHEKTKKKRGSYRGGAISTSVNSIKFDSD, encoded by the exons ATGGCGTCGCAAAACTCGGTGCCGAGTGATCTTTACAAATGCGTTTACTCCTTTCTGTTGGAGAACAAGTTCACCAAGGCGGCTCAACAGTTCATGAAACAGACTAAAGTT AATCCGCAGGATCAAAATGAAGAGAGCCTGGTCGGCATCTACAACTTCTGGGTGAA GTCACCTGAGGCCAAGAAACGAAAAGCGCCTCCAAATGAGCCTGACGGTCCATCGgccaagaaaacaaaaaccagTGCAGGACGCGGGGAGTCGAGCAGCGATGAAGAATCCGATGCAAAACAAACTAAGCCAACAGCAG caGCCAAAGCGGTGCCAGCAAAACTGGGAGTCACTAAAGCTGCATCCAGCAGCAGTGAAGACTCGAGTGACTCTGAGGAGGAACAGGCTCCTGCAAAGGTTTCTGCAAAGGTTTCTGCAAAGGTTTCTGCAAAGGCTCCTGCAAAGGCTCCTGCAAAG gctaaagctaaaggatcaccagctgctgctgctgtaggcagcacaaggaaaaaggacagcagctccagcagtgagGAGTCAGACTCTGAGGATGAACAGCCTGCCAAAGCTCCAGCACCAA AAGCCAAGGCTGGTGCTGTCACCACACCCAAAGCAGCTGCTCCTACCAAAGGTGCACCTCAGAAGAAgcaggagagcagcagcagtgaaGACAGCTCCTCCGATTCTGAAGCTGAGCAACCTGCAAAG GCTCCAGCTAAACCTGCCCCAGTCAAGAAGGCAGCAGCCGCTGAATCGAGCAGTGAAGACTCTTCGTCTGAAGATGAAGCTCCACCGAGCAAAAAACCCAAAGCAG GAGCATACAGTGCAGTCCCACCTCCTTCTTCAATCCAAAAAGCCCCAGCTGCCGCCAAGGCCAGTGACTCTTCAGACAGCACTGACGAGGAGGAGAAGGCACCTG CAAAACCTGCGCCTGTGAAGAAGACCGATCCCAAACCTGGTGTGTCCAAACCTGCCGCAAAAAAGCAAGAGTCCAGCTCAGATAGCTCCG ATTCAAGCTCAGATGAAGAAAAAGCCAAGAAGCCTGCAGTCAAAGTTACCCCAGCTAAGGCGGTGCCTGCTAAGGAGGAAGACTCGGATGAAGACTCGGATGAAGACTCATCAAGTTCAGAGGAGGAGGTGAAGAAACCTGCAGCAAAGGTGACTCCTGCTAAAGCAGCTCCAACTAAATCTGCTGCAGCTAAGCCCAGTGCTAAAGCTCCACCTGCCAAGACTACCCCAGCTAAAAAAGCCGAGTCCTCAAGCTCAG ATAGCAGCTCTGAAGATGAGGCTCCAGCAAAGCCCTCAACTaaaaccacagccccaaaggcACCCGTTGCTGCTTCTAAACCGCCAGCCAAGGCAGCAGAGTCCAGCTCTGACTCAGAGGACTCTTCTGATGAAGAAGTAACGGTGAAAGCCAAGCCAGCTGCTAAAGTAACTACCCCAGCTTCAAAGACTGCTGTTCCTGTTTCAAAgcctcctgcagcagcagagagcagctCAGACTCCGACTCTTCCTCTGAAGAAGAAGAGCCGGCGAAGGCCAAACCAGCGCCAGCTAAAACGGCCAAACCAGGTTCAAAACCCACCACTCCTGCAGCTaagcctgctgctgcagcagagagcagctcAGATTCTGACTCATCCTCAGAAGATGAAAAACAAGTCAAGGCTAAACCTGCAGCAGCTAAAACGGCGACACCAGCTTCAAAACCTGCTACTCCCGCAGCTAaacctgcagcagaaagcagctctgactctgactcttcatcagaAGATGAAGAGCCAGCGAAGGCCAAGCCAGCAAAAGCCAAGCCAGGGAAGGCCAAGCCAGTGGCAGCTAAAACGGCCAAACCAGGTTCAAAACCCACCACTCCTGCAGCTaagcctgctgctgcagcagagagcagctcAGATTCTGACTCATCCTCAGAAGATGAAAAACAAGTCAAGGCTAAATCTGCAGCAGCTAAAACGGCGACACCAGCTTCAAAACCTGCTACTCCCGCAGCTAAacctgcagcagaaagtagctctgactctgactcttcatcagaAGATGAAGAGCCAGCGAAGGCCAAGCCAGCTGTGGCTAAAACCTCTACTCCAGCTTCAAAACCCGCCACTCCTGCAGCTAAACCTGCTGCAGAGAGCAGCTCAGACTCTTCCTCTGAAGATGAAGAGCCAGCAAAAGCCAAGCCAGGGAAGGCCAAGCCAGCGCCAGCTAAGACCGCTACCCCAGCTTCGAAACCTGCTACTCCCGCAGCTAAACCTGCTGCAGAAAGCAGCTCTGACTCGTCCTCTGAAGATGAAGAGCCAGCGAAGGCCAAGCCAGCAAAAGCCAAGCCGGGGAAGGCCAAGCCAGCCGCAGCTAAAACGGCTACCCCAGCTTCAAAGCCGGCTACTCCCGCCGCTAaacctgcagcagaaagcagctctGACTCTTCCTCTGAAGATGAAGAGCCAGCGAAGGCCAAGCCGGGGAAGGCCAAGCAAGTGGCAGCTAAAACGGCTACACCAGCCTCAAAGCCGGCCACTCCCGCCGCTAAACCTGCTGCAGAAAGCAGCTCAGATTCTGACTCCTCCTCAGAAGATGAAAAACAGGTCAAGGCTAAACCTGCAGCTGCAAAAACTGCCACCCCCGCTTCAAAACCTGCTACTCCTGCAGCTAAACCTGCAGCGGAAAGCAGCTCTGACTCTTCCTCTGAAGATGAAGAGCCAGCGAAGGCCAAGCCAGCGCCAGCTAAAACAGCTACACCAGCTTCAAAAACCACTACTCCTGCAGCTAAAAAGCCTGCCccagcagcagagagcagctCAGAGTCTGAATCATCATCAGAGGACGAAGAGCCAGCGAAGGCCAAGCCAGCTGTGGCTAAAACGCCTACCCCAGCTTCAAAGCCAGCCACTCCTGCAGCTAAAAAGCCTGCCccagcagcagagagcagctCAGACTCCGACTCTGACTCTGAGGCAGAGGCCACCCCTGCTAAGCCTGCAGTGGCCAACGGTAAGGCAGCAACTCCCAAGACGGCAACACCATCAGCAAAGGCTGTAGCGAAGCCAGATGAGTCTTCGTCTAGTGACAGCAGctctgaagaggaggaggaagcacCACGTAAAGCAGCCACTGCACCCACCACCCCCACAGCAAATG ACACTAatggaaagagaaaaagagatgaAGAGTCATCGGAaagtgaggaggaggaagaaacgCAATTAAAGACACCAAAGAGCAAGAAAGTAACAACCACACCACAGACTTTTCCAAAAGTCAGTAAGAAG TCCACCAACATCCCCTTCCGTAGAATAGTAGAGGAGCGAGTCAGTGTGGACCCCCGTCTGGCAGACAACTCCTTTGACGCTAAG CGCGGCGCTAACGGAGACTGGGGCCAGAAAGCGAACGACGTGCTCAGGTTCACCAAAGGCAAGTCATTCCGCCATGAGAAGACGAAGAAGAAGAGGGGGAGCTACCGCGGCGGAGCCATTTCCACCTCGGTCAACTCCATTAAGTTTGACAGTGACTGA